The Osmia bicornis bicornis chromosome 12, iOsmBic2.1, whole genome shotgun sequence genome includes a region encoding these proteins:
- the LOC114871361 gene encoding cysteine-rich PDZ-binding protein: MVCEKCEKKLGKVITPDPWKSGARNTVESGGRKVGENKALSAGKARFNPYTAKFETCRICRQKVHQVGSHYCQSCAYKKAICAMCGKKLMSTKNYKQSAT; this comes from the coding sequence ATGGTTTGTGAAAAATGTGAGAAAAAACTGGGAAAGGTAATCACCCCAGATCCATGGAAAAGCGGTGCTAGGAATACCGTGGAAAGCGGAGGACGTAAAGTTGGTGAAAATAAGGCTCTTTCTGCAGGAAAAGCAAGATTTAATCCATATACTGCTAAGTTTGAGACTTGCAGAATATGTAGACAAAAAGTACATCAAGTGGGATCACATTATTGTCAATCGTGTGCGTATAAGAAAGCTATCTGTGCAATGTGTGGTAAAAAATTAATGAGTACAAAGAATTATAAACAGTCTGCTACTTAG